In Candidatus Angelobacter sp., the genomic stretch TCGAATTCACTCACCCGACTGCCGCCAGCGTTTGTATCGCGGGAACTTTCAACGACTGGCACCCCGAAGCCAAGTCCATGCATCCCGCGGGGGGCGGTCGCTGGCTGAAGGACACCGCCTTGCCGCCCGGGAACTACGAATATTGCCTGGTGGTGGACGGCCACTGGATACCCGATCCGCTGGCCGAGGAAACCGTTCCCAACCCGTTTGGCGGAAGAAACTCGATTCTGAATGTGGCCAGACCGCCGGAAGCATCCCAACCCGTCAACGCAAAACATGAGCCACTGAAAACACAAGCAGGCAGAACCTCCAACAGATAAGTCCGCCATGAACAAACCCGTGCTCGCGGCACTCGCGCTGGCGCTGTTCTCATTCCCTGGCCGGGCCGAAGACACTTCCGGCAAAGACAGAACGGAGGACCATTCCGGCAATGACTTTGACCGCGCGATTCGCCAAAACAACGCCACACTTTTTACCGAGGGCCGGCACATTTTCCGTTACGCCACCTTCGGCGACGAAGCGTTCTGGGGTGATGCGCTCAAACTCCATCTCGCGCTGGCAGGCGAAAACCTCGGCGGCGTCGGCCCCGGGGTCAGCCCGCGGACGGCGCTCTCGGTGGGTCTGAAAGTCGATGTTTCGGCTCTCCCGCATGCGCTGCAGGCGAAGCTGCGTGCGGGCCAGGTCAACCTTGACGATCCCGCCACAACCCTCGCCCTGCTCAAACTCAACTCGGTCGTCGGCGTGACCGGTTTCTTCGACAACGCCGGGCGCATCAAATCCGTTGGCATCCAATGCGCCTTCTGTCACTCGACGGTGGACGACTCGTTCGCGCCGGGCATTGGTCGGCGGCTGGATGGCTGGCCGAATCGCGACCTGAACGTGGGCGTGATTATCAATCTGGCGCCGGACGTTTCGCCGTTTACGGCCGCGCTCCAGGTGGACGAAGCGACTTTGCGCACCGTTTTGAACAGTTGGGGACCGGGGAAATTTGATGCCGCGCTGTTGCTGGATGGCAAGGCGTTCCGTCCTGACGGCAAGTCCGGCGCCACCCTTCTTCCGGCGGCATTTGGCCTGGCCGGCGTGAATCTGCACACTTACACGGGCTGGGGTTCGGTCACGCACTGGAACGCGTTCGTCGCCAACCTGGAAATGGGCGGACTCGGCACGTTCTACGACCCGCGTCTGGCGGATACGAACATGTTTCCGGTCGCGGCGCGCAATGGTTTTTGGAACGTGCGCCACTCGCCCGACCTGGTAACGTCCAACCTTGCGGCGCTCCAGTTCTATCAGCTTGCCATTCCCGCGCCTGAGCCGCCGCGCGGCAGTTTCAACCCGACCGCGGCCGACCGCGGCCAGACGCTGTTCACATCAAAGGCCCAGTGCGCCACGTGCCATGTGCCGCCGATTTTCACTGAACCGGGCTGGAACCTGCACACGCCCGCCGAAATTGGAATCGACGATTTCCAGGCCAATCGCTCGCCGGACCAACGCTATCGCACGACGCCGTTGAAGGGCCTGTTCGCACGCGCCAAAGGCGGCTTCTATCACGACGGCCGGTTCGCCACGCTCGCCAACGTGGTCAACCATTACGACGGCCATCTCAACACCGGGCTGACTGACGCGGAAAAGGCGGACCTGGTGGAGTACCTCAAATCATTGTGAGCACTCGCTTTAGCATCATTCGCGATTTCTTACGGCGGCACGCGACAACTCAGGCGAACGCGCCCAACGGTGACTCGACCCTCAAGGAGACGCCGCTTACAAACGCGCCCGGAGACGAACCGCTGCTCGTTGAGACGATTGCCGCAACGGTGGCCAAAACGACTCCGGCGCAAATCGTCTTGATTGTGCTGGGGACGGTTGCCTTCCTTTACTTTGCCCGTCCCGTGGTCTTGCCGGTCTTTCTGGCTTGTGTTGCCGCAATCACGTTGAAACCGCTCATCCGCTGGTTGTCTTACTGCCACATTCGACCGGCGTTCGCGGCGGCGATTGTGTTGAGCCTGTTGATGACCGCCGCCGGGATTGGTTTTTTCCATTTGGGCCGGCCCGCCATGGCGTGGGTGAATGATGCGCCCGAACGCATGAACCAGTTGAGACAGCGTGTCCAGAAAATGTTTCCGCGCGCCGCGCGGTTCAGCCAGGCGGCGGCGGCGGTGAACAACCTCGGCGCGACGGAGGAAGAAAAAAAAGAAGACCAAAAGAAGGCGCCCACGGTGGAGGTCAAAGACGGCCGTGGCACCAGTTCAATTCTTAACTGGACCGGGACCTTTCTGGCGGGGGTCGGCGAGACGCTGGTGTTGCTTTATCTGTTGCTGGCTTCCGGCGATCTGTTCCTGCAAAAACTGGTCCACGTGATGCCGACTCTGCGCGACAAAAAGCGCGCGGTCGAGATCAGCCACGAGATTCAGCAAAACATTTCCAATTACCTGTTCTCGGTGTCGCTGATTAACATTGGCCTGGGTCTGGTCGTAAGCGCGGGTCTCTACTGGTTGGGCGTGCCCAATGCCGCCCTCTGGGGAGTCCTCGTGGCGGTGTTGAATTTTGTTCCCTACTTTGGCCCCGTCGTCGGAGTCTTCCTGCTGGCCAGTGTCGGCCTCCTGACGTTCGACACGCTGGGGAGAGGACTCCTGCCGCCCGTCTGGTACCTGTTGCTCCACCTGCTGGAAGCGAACTTCATTACGCCGGTCCTGCTGGGCCGCCGCTTCACGCTCAATCCGGTGGTGATTTTTGTTTCGTTGATCTTCTGGACGTGGCTCTGGGGTGTGCCGGGAGCCTTGTTGTCCGTGCCGATCCTGGTCTCGATCAAGGTTGTTTGCGATCGCGTTCCCGCCATGTCGCACGTCAGCGAACTGCTCACGAGTTAATCCAGCAACATTCCATCAGTGGGTCCCCATGAATCATTCCGCCGAAAAAATAGCGGGCCGGGCGGGCGCGTGGAGCCGCCTCGCTCTGCAAACACTCGCGGGCATGGGCGGCTTCGCGCGCGCACAGTGGGATGAGGTGAGGCACGCGGCGGCGGTGATTGGGACGGTGCTTTGGACCGGTGTTCGACCGCGATATTGGACACGCGCGGTGCGAACAGCGCTTGCGCGGCAGGTGCTGGCCATCGGCGTCGAACCGCTCTGGTTTGTCGGCGCGGTGGCGGTGTTCGTCGGCATTTCAGTGGTGGTGCAACTCACCTTCTGGGTGGGCGAGGCGGGGCAGTCACAACTGGTCGGGCCGCTGTTGGTGGCTGTCGTGGCGCGCGAACTCGGGCCGGTGCTGATCAACCTCGTGGTGATCGTCCGCAGCGGCAGCGCGATGACGACCGAACTGGGAGTCCTCAAAATCAACGGGGAAGTCAGCGCGCTGGAAGCGCAGGGAAGCGATCCCTTCCTGCATCTCGTTTTGCCGCGCGTGCTGGGCATGGCAGTGTCCACGTTTTGCCTGACGATCGTTTTTATCTTCGTCGCCTTTGCGAGCGGCTATTTGTTCGCGGCCTGGACGGGGAAAGGCAGCCGTGACTTGCTGTTATTTGCGGACACCCTTTCCAGCGCGGTCCAACCCAAGGACATTTTCAACATCCTCGCCAAAAGCATCGTGCCCGCACTGTTTGTGAGCGCGTCCTGTTGCATCGGCGGATTGGGCGTTGGCCTGTCGGACACGGAAATCCCGCAGGCCACGCAACGGGCGCTTACCCGGTCCGTCGCCGGACTGTTTGTCATCTCCGCCGTCGTGTCTTTGCTGACTTACCTGTGACCATGAGCGAACCGACCCACATCCTGAACAATCACGCCTCGATGGACGCGGCAACCGGGACAAACTGATGGCAGACCGCTTCAAATTCCGGCGCGTCAACGAAATCACCGGCACGTTCGTGCTCATCATCGTTGCGCTGCTGATCGCCGCCGTGGTGTGGACGGGCCACAGCCAGCGCTGGTTCAAAAGCCGCGTCACGCTGCGA encodes the following:
- a CDS encoding ABC transporter permease encodes the protein MNHSAEKIAGRAGAWSRLALQTLAGMGGFARAQWDEVRHAAAVIGTVLWTGVRPRYWTRAVRTALARQVLAIGVEPLWFVGAVAVFVGISVVVQLTFWVGEAGQSQLVGPLLVAVVARELGPVLINLVVIVRSGSAMTTELGVLKINGEVSALEAQGSDPFLHLVLPRVLGMAVSTFCLTIVFIFVAFASGYLFAAWTGKGSRDLLLFADTLSSAVQPKDIFNILAKSIVPALFVSASCCIGGLGVGLSDTEIPQATQRALTRSVAGLFVISAVVSLLTYL
- a CDS encoding glycogen-binding domain-containing protein, producing the protein MKHDKNHDNRKNAQPQLEPVHFEFTHPTAASVCIAGTFNDWHPEAKSMHPAGGGRWLKDTALPPGNYEYCLVVDGHWIPDPLAEETVPNPFGGRNSILNVARPPEASQPVNAKHEPLKTQAGRTSNR
- a CDS encoding AI-2E family transporter: MSTRFSIIRDFLRRHATTQANAPNGDSTLKETPLTNAPGDEPLLVETIAATVAKTTPAQIVLIVLGTVAFLYFARPVVLPVFLACVAAITLKPLIRWLSYCHIRPAFAAAIVLSLLMTAAGIGFFHLGRPAMAWVNDAPERMNQLRQRVQKMFPRAARFSQAAAAVNNLGATEEEKKEDQKKAPTVEVKDGRGTSSILNWTGTFLAGVGETLVLLYLLLASGDLFLQKLVHVMPTLRDKKRAVEISHEIQQNISNYLFSVSLINIGLGLVVSAGLYWLGVPNAALWGVLVAVLNFVPYFGPVVGVFLLASVGLLTFDTLGRGLLPPVWYLLLHLLEANFITPVLLGRRFTLNPVVIFVSLIFWTWLWGVPGALLSVPILVSIKVVCDRVPAMSHVSELLTS